GAAGGGCGGCACGGCGTACGCGGACATGCCGGGTCCGAAGTGAAGATGTCGGGCAGCCGCCTTTCGCTGCGATGCGACTTTGATGTGTACCTGCAGTGACAGCGCGGCGCGGCGTTGGCACGCGACTAGAAGTATCGATGCATGGTTGTGGACAGAAGCTATAAGCCGGTAATCAGGGAGGACGAAAGCTTGTGAGATTGCCGGATCAAACCTCACAAACTTCGGTATGGAAAAGACCCAGGAAAGCCAACTTCCAATAATTTCAAATAGTTGTAGCGCAAGCGCTATGAGGTTTCTTTGGCGAAATCTGTATCTCGACGGTGCTTGCTCACGATATTCCGTCAATAAGAGATGGGTTGCTCTGTCGATCGACGAACGGCCACCGGCTTTTGCTCAAATTTGCAGTTGGATGCAAATTTTCACGGCTGCAAGGCTTTGATCTAACAGCGATCGCTACTCGGAATCTGGAGCGCGCACCCGCGATTAGTCTGAAACGGCGTTCTTACGAGCTTGTCGCCGATCACCCGGAGCGAAGCAGCTCAGATCGGTTCGAGATTCGGCTCACCCGTTCTGGCCGCTGGAGATGGTCTGGAGATAACGCAATGCTTTTACGGTATCGCCATCTTTAACGACTTCAAGTTGATCATCCCATCGACCCGACCGGATGATGAGCTTCGAGGCGACCTTGTTCACAGATCGGTCCTGGTGAAGCTTAAACGTCGCCGTCGCCGGCTGTTCGCGGCTCTACGGTTGATCGCCTTAGGCGTTTACTTCCGTGAAGCCCCGCGACGGCCGCCAGCTTGACACCAGCCCAACACGCCGCGCAGTCTGAATCGCGTGGGGGAGGCTAGGCGGGCCCTCGAATCGGCGGTTGATCGAGTCGGAGTGCTTCGGCCTTGGAATCTTTCATACGGCGGCTCCTAATCAATTCGATTATTGCGCTTTGCGCGATCTGCATCGGTGTGGGTCATGCCGAAGCCAAAGAGGTCGCGGAGAATCGCCCTGTCGTGCTCGCACCGGCCGGGATCCAGCCCGCCTTTGAAGCCATTGATAGGACGCAAGGCCTGCCAAGCACGTCGATCTTGGAGATCAAGAGCGATCGGCATGGGTTCGTCTGGATTGCGGGCGACCGTGGTGTCCATCGCTTCGATGGACACAATTTCTTCAATATCGACCGCGATCCTGGCCAGTCCGATACGTTGGAAAGCCGATTCGTCTATCTGCTCGCCGAAGCCAGCGATGCCATGTGGATCGGTAGCCCCAACGGAGCGCTGCAGCGACTTGATGCGCGCACGGGGAAGCTGACGCGCTTTCCTGTACAGGTGGGTAATGCAAGTCCGAAAGGCGTCCTCCGGATAGAGTGCGATGCGCTGGGACAAGTTTGGCAGATGAGCGATTTGGGACTGGTGCGACTGGGGCGGCGCGGCGACGTTACCTGGGTCATGCCCCGTAGCTTCGACGCCATGATGCTCCACCCGGATGGCAAGCACCTGCTTGTCGCCCTTCCGAATCGTCGCGTGGAGATGATCGACATCCGAGATCCCAAGCGAAGATCCACGCTGTTGACGTTGCCCGAGCGTACCCGAGGAGCCATCGAGTCGATGGTGTCCGACGAAACAGGATTGTGGTTGGCGATAGATCGAGAGCTTTGGCGCTTTGAGTGGAAGACAAGTGCGTTGCGCCGCATCGACATGCCCGTGCCGCTCGTCCGGGCCACCTCCATGGTGCTGGCTCCGGACGGCGCACTCTGGCTTGGCAGCGTCTTCGACGAAGGACTTCAACGGTTCGACCCGGCGCAGGGCACGCTGTCCGTCTACCGCAACGACCCGGACGATCCGCAGAGCCTGCGTCCCGGATCCGTTACAGCCTTGGCGGTGGATCGCGCGAACAACCTGTGGGTCGGTCTCGGGAGCGCGGGTATCAGCCGCTTGAATCTCGGGCAAACGGCCTTGACACGCTATCGTCCAAAGGCTGGGAAAAATGTTTGCGCAATGGCGGAGTTGGAAGACCGCAGTCTGGTAACAACGCTCTGTGGTGGCGGCCTGATGGTATTGAACCGACAGACGGGGCAATTGGAGCCTATGCCGGCCGCATCGTTCTTGCCGCGTTCGTCGCGTGCGCTCGCAAGCGATAAGAACGGCGGACTGTGGATTGCCAGCGTTCGCGAGGGTCTGTTTCATTGGCGGCCGGACGGATCGGTGCGCAGGTTCTCCCTGCAGGAAAAGGGGAACAATCTTCCGACCCCCACGATGACCGATGCGCTCCTGGACGACAGGCAGCGCTTGTGGGTCGGCCATTTGGGTGGCCTCGCAGTCCTGGAACCGGGCGCATCGGAACTTCGCGAAGTCGACGCGTACGACGGGAAGCAGTTGTTCGACTTCGATCTCATCCACGACATTTCACAAGGACGGGATGGATCGCTCTGGGTCGGAACCATGACGGGCTTGGTGAACTTCAACCCCGAAACCCGACAGGTCCGTCGCTATGCATACGTGCCGGGCGACAGTTCCGCATTGTCCGACAATTATGTGCTGCAAACGCATACCGATCGGCAGGGCCGATTGTGGGCGGCCACCCGGGCGGGACTCAACCGCCTCACGTTCGACGGCAAGGGTCGGCCGGTATTCCGCCGCTACGGACTCGGCGATGGGCTCCCCGATATCACCATCGAGGCGATCGTCAATGACGCGCAGGGCGCGTTGTGGGTTGGCACCGGCAATGGCATTGCGCGCTGGGATCCGAAGCGGGATCGCTTTCAGAGTTACCTTCCCTCCGACGGCATCCCCAACACAGACATCAACATGAAGTCGGCGCTGCTCGGCGCCGATGGCGGCTTGTACTTCGGCACGTTGACTGGCATGTGGCGGATCGATCCGCAAGCGCTGAAAATCGCCGACCCGGTACCGGTCGTCCTCAGCAGTTATGAAGCCGGCGACCGGACCATGGTCAATCTACAGGGCGACGCGTTGTCAGGCATCCAAGCGAAGTACGCCGATGGCCGCATGATGTTTCGCATCGCGGTGTTGGGCGACGCACGCCGCCTGTCCTATCGCATGGAGGGGTTGGAGGACAGCTGGCGGAATATGCCCAGCGATTTCACGATCACCTATCACTGGCTGCCTTCGGGAACTTATCGCCTCCAAGTGCGCCAGCTGCAGCCCGATGGCCGCTGGGGCGACCCCCAACTGTCGCTGCCGATCGAGATCATGCCGCCCTGGTGGCGTACCGTCTGGGCCTATCTCCTCTACTCGCTGGTCGTGATCGCGCTGCTGATCGTATCTGCGCGTGCGTTCATGGCGTGGAGGCATAGGGCCTTGAGCGAGCAATTGAAGGAGAGCCATGCCCGGTTATCGGTCGCTTTGCATGCCGCACGGTTCGGTATGTGGGGATGGGATGTGGATACGAACGAAACCGAGCTCGATTCATATGCAAGGAAACTGCTCGCCGTCCCGACCGACGTGCGGCCGATGGCAGATGTCTTCGGGCGGATGCACCCCAACGACGCCGAACGCGTCCGTGAGCAGGTCGACCATGCTTTGCAGGACAATGTTGCAGTCGACTTCGAGTTCCGTCTTCCCGATGCCGATGCCGATGCCGATGCCGATGCCGATGCCGATGCCGATGCCGATGCCGATGCCGATTCCGGTTTGGGGTGGCGTTGGATCGAAGGTCATGCCACTCCCTATCCGCGACCAGGAAAAACCGCTTACGTCATCGGCGTCAGCCGCGATGCCACGCAACGCAAGCGCGAACGACTGGAACTTGAGCAATCCAAGCAGGCCGCCGAACACGCGCTTGAGGAATTGACGCGGTCACGCCTCGACTTGGCTATGGCGCTCGAGAGCGGCGACCTCGGCGTCTGGCGCTCCGAACGGTCCTACGGCGCAGCGGTCAGTGAAGGGATGTGGACACGCGGATTCACCATAGACTGCGATGCCAACGTACGTCGCATAGTCGGCTGGCCTGTGGACGGCGACATCACGCGTGGGGACTTCCTTCGAGCGGTGCATCCGGACGACAGAAGGAGGGTATTGGAACGACTTTTACGCGCGCTGACGGAAAGCGGCAACTATGCGGATCAGTATCGGATCGTTCAGTCTAATGGAGAGGTGCGTTGTATCGCAGTGCTCGCTGCGTCCATCCGCAATGCCGATCATCCGGCCGCCGGAGCATCTCTGACGGGCATCGTGCGCGATGTAACCGGAGAGGAGGCGCTCAAGGCGGGGCTGCAACAAGCGGCGGAGGAAGCGCGCCTGGCGACGGAGGCCAAGGGACGCTTCCTTGCCATGATGAGCCACGAAATCCGCACGCCCATCAACGGCGTCATCGGCGTGATCGATCTGCTATTCAAGACGCCCATGGACGAGGAGCAGCAGCAGCTGCTTGGGATCTGCAAAGACTCCGCTCAGGTGTTGCTGACAATCATCAACGATATCCTTGATTTCTCGAAGATAGAGGCGGGGAAATTAAAGCTAGAACATGCATCGCTGTCGCCGCGTAGGCTGGTGGAGTCCGTGGCCGAATCGCTGCACACAGAGGTCGTCCGCAGAGGAATCGACCTGGATGTCTTTATCGCCCACGACGTGCCTCGTCGTTTGTTAGGCGACCGCGTCCGACTGCATCAGGTGCTCGCCAACCTGATCGGGAACGCGGTCAAGTTCACCGAAAAGGGGGGCGTTCGCGTTTACGTAAGCGTGGAGGGCATGTTTGCCGGCAATCTGCGCCGTGTCCGCTTCGACATCGTCGACACGGGTATCGGTATGGACCACCGTACCCTCGATAGCCTCTTCCAGCCATTCGAGCAGGCCGAAGCGACCACTACACGCCGCTTCGGCGGCACGGGTCTTGGCCTGACGATCGTCAAACATCTTGTGACGCTGATGGAAGGAGAAATCGAATGCGACAGCATGGTCGCGTCGGGCAGTCGTTTCAGCGTGATTATTCCGCTGGAATCTATCGCACACCGCGGCGCCGCAAAGGATCATGCGGTCGCCGGCGCGAAGGTTCTCGCGCTGTGCGAGTCCACCGAGCGCGCGTCGCTGCTGCGCGAACTTTGCAGCGATCTCCACGTGGATATCGAGACTGCGGCTTCGCCAGCCGCGCTGTTGCAGCGTCTGGATCACATGCAAGGTACTGCGGCGGAACGGACTCTGGTTCTCATAGACAAGGGTTTCGCGGAGGACCATGAGGCACTCTGCCGCGCCATTCACGCGACCGCCGCGCAGCTCCCGATCGTCCTCGTGCGTAAGGAGGGTCCGCGAGCGACGTCGCCTTTCGTCCAGGGGGTCACGACGGTGGCCGGTAGTCCGCTGACCAGTCCCGGATTAGCGCGGGGCTTCCAGCTGGCGTTGGGCTTGGCCAGCCCCGAGCTTCCCACCCCGGCCGTCGAATCGTCCGCAGATATTCCGATCCGAAGCGAGATCGCCGCCGAGGCGGAGATCCTCGTCGCCGACGACAACGCGACCAATCGCGAGGTGATCACCCGCCAGCTGCGACGCCTAGGCTACGCCTGCGACGTAGTCGAAGACGGCGAGCAGGCTTGGGAGCGGCTGCAGACGGAGCGCGGCCGTTATCGGTTGCTGCTGACGGATTGCCATATGCCGAAACTGGATGGCTACGGACTGGTCGAGCGGATCCGTCAACAAGAATCGGCTTCGGGCCGTCCGCGCTTGCCGATCGTGGCAATCACCGCAAACGCCTTGCTGGGAGAGGGGGAACGCTGTCTCGCATGCGGAATGGATGCTTTTCTAGCCAAGCCCATGCAAATGCCGGATCTGGAGCGGATTCTCGCTCGGATGCTTCCCCGCGCGATGGGGACCGAAACGGAAACGACGGGCTCATCGCAGGAGGTCGAGGCTGAGTTCGATGCCTTGGCTCGCCTCGTAGGCAACGACGAAACGAAGTTGCATCGCTTGCTGGATATTTTCTTGACCAGCACAGGCGCAGACCTCGAGCAGTGGAGGCTGGCTCGATCTGCAGCCGACGGCAGCGCGTTGAGGCATCTCGCACATAAGCTGAAGTCAGGATGCATCCAGTTGGGGGAGCAGTCGGCCGCGTCCGCTTTCGAAGCCGTAGAGTTCCATTCGGGGACGGCCGCCGATCTGCGAGCGCTGGCAGCATCCGCCCAGCGCGAGCTCGAATTGACCCTGGCACGCGTCGCTGCTTTCAAAGAACGATCTCTAGCAGAGGGCCGTTGATTGCGAGCGTTGCGCATGGGCAGTCGTATCGAAGGGCACGAGGAGGCCCCCTGTGGAAGCGAGCGGAGCGTAACTGTCTCCTAGGATTTTTCCCAATACCGGCATCGCGCCTCCTTGCCTATCCTCGCAGCCGCATTTTGTACGCCGCCCTCACCCCCGAGAGCTAATACGAGTGCGCCGTTTGCGGGATTACTGACGCAATCGGCGACTGTCGCGATGACAGCCAGGATGAGGTGGGGCGCTGAGATAGCCTCCGCCTCATCCGTTTTTCTCGACAATACGGTCGTTCACGGGCTGCTCGCAGCATCATGAAGTGCTGATCCGTTGCGATCATCCGCGATCTCAGATTTTCCTAGGCGGCATTCATGCCGACTCCGCCAGAAGCCGATAGGCACGGCTCCTAGGACTTTTCCCAATTCCGCAGCACGGCCTCTCTCTCTATGGTGTTGCTCGTATGGCTTGCGTATGCAATGAGCAATCGGGCGATCTCGGAGGCGGCATGCGATGACCATTCAATTCCCCGAGTTGGCCAAGCTGCTTGGAAACGATCCCGATAAGGTCAGACTCGTGATTGGGGAGTTCTACCGCTCCGCGACGCTGGATCTGCAGCGCCTGGAGCGCGCCGCCGCCGCGGATCGGTGGGACGTCGTGCATGAAATCGCGCAAAGGCTTCATGTCGGTTGCCTGCAAATATGCGAACCCGGCGCCGCTCATGCGGCCACCCTGTTGGGGCATGTCCCCGGCGAGTTCTTTGCCGACGTCTACGCCCGGCGCCGTCCGGACATTGTTGAACTGCTGGAGCGTGCGCAGGAATTTACCGATGGCGACGCCTCCGCCAGTTGGCGAAAGGCCGAGCACGAGGGGTAGGGCGGAGCCTGCGGTTTAGCAATGCCCGTTGCCCTTAGCCAGGATTAATAGCCTCCTGCCTAGGACTTTTCCCAATATCGGTACGGGGGGCGACTGTCTAGCATGAATCGCGAATAGAAGGGGATATGGACGTCTGCAGCCAACCTTGCTCGGCCGCATGAGTCTCCGAAGCGCGCGCTGTCGAAGTATTCAATCAGTCGAGCGCCAACCCCGACTATTGCTTGAGATGCATCCATCCAGATTTGTCTTCGCGCGAACCGTTTCGCGTCGCACGCAGATCGTTGTTTTCGCATGCAGGAACCGCGTAGACGCAATCGCCGCGCCTTCGCCATACAACCGTAGGAACTAGGGGGCTGCCATGAACCGTATCTTTCGCATCATCTGGTCGCATGCGCAGAGCGCGTTGATCGTCGTTTCCGAACTCGCCACGAAGCGGAGCAAGCGCAGCGGCGGGGCGGAAGTGGATGAGCGCGTCGCGGCGTCGTTGCTGATGCTCGACCGCGATACGACCGAAGGCTCCCCGCCGGCCACAGCGTGGCCGCTGCGGGTCGGCATCGTGCTGGCGCTGCTGGCGCTGTGCGCGCCTGCGCAGGCGGCGGACCGGTGGTGGGATCCCAACGGCACCGCCATCGGCCTGGGCGGCGCCGGCACCTGGAATACGAGCAATGCTTTCTGGAGCATCAACAACGATGGCGTGAGCGGTCCCTTCAGCCCGTGGAACAATGCGGCCCTGGACGATGCCTTCTTCGCCGGCACTGCCGGCGCCGTAACCCTGGGCGGGCCCATCACCGTCCACAACATCACTTTCCAGACCAACGGTTACACGATCACCGGCGGCACCCTGACCTTCAGCGGCGTCGATCCGACCATATCGGTCACGACGGGCGCCGCCACCATTTCCTCGCTGATCAATGGCACCAGCGGGCTGACCAAGGCCGGCGGCGGCACACTGACCTTGTCGAACAACAACAGCTTCGCCGGCGGTGTGACCGTCAATGGGGGCACGTTGAGCCTCTCCGGCAACAATAGTTTCGGCAGCGCTCCCACCGT
Above is a genomic segment from Luteimonas galliterrae containing:
- a CDS encoding ATP-binding protein; its protein translation is MESFIRRLLINSIIALCAICIGVGHAEAKEVAENRPVVLAPAGIQPAFEAIDRTQGLPSTSILEIKSDRHGFVWIAGDRGVHRFDGHNFFNIDRDPGQSDTLESRFVYLLAEASDAMWIGSPNGALQRLDARTGKLTRFPVQVGNASPKGVLRIECDALGQVWQMSDLGLVRLGRRGDVTWVMPRSFDAMMLHPDGKHLLVALPNRRVEMIDIRDPKRRSTLLTLPERTRGAIESMVSDETGLWLAIDRELWRFEWKTSALRRIDMPVPLVRATSMVLAPDGALWLGSVFDEGLQRFDPAQGTLSVYRNDPDDPQSLRPGSVTALAVDRANNLWVGLGSAGISRLNLGQTALTRYRPKAGKNVCAMAELEDRSLVTTLCGGGLMVLNRQTGQLEPMPAASFLPRSSRALASDKNGGLWIASVREGLFHWRPDGSVRRFSLQEKGNNLPTPTMTDALLDDRQRLWVGHLGGLAVLEPGASELREVDAYDGKQLFDFDLIHDISQGRDGSLWVGTMTGLVNFNPETRQVRRYAYVPGDSSALSDNYVLQTHTDRQGRLWAATRAGLNRLTFDGKGRPVFRRYGLGDGLPDITIEAIVNDAQGALWVGTGNGIARWDPKRDRFQSYLPSDGIPNTDINMKSALLGADGGLYFGTLTGMWRIDPQALKIADPVPVVLSSYEAGDRTMVNLQGDALSGIQAKYADGRMMFRIAVLGDARRLSYRMEGLEDSWRNMPSDFTITYHWLPSGTYRLQVRQLQPDGRWGDPQLSLPIEIMPPWWRTVWAYLLYSLVVIALLIVSARAFMAWRHRALSEQLKESHARLSVALHAARFGMWGWDVDTNETELDSYARKLLAVPTDVRPMADVFGRMHPNDAERVREQVDHALQDNVAVDFEFRLPDADADADADADADADADADADSGLGWRWIEGHATPYPRPGKTAYVIGVSRDATQRKRERLELEQSKQAAEHALEELTRSRLDLAMALESGDLGVWRSERSYGAAVSEGMWTRGFTIDCDANVRRIVGWPVDGDITRGDFLRAVHPDDRRRVLERLLRALTESGNYADQYRIVQSNGEVRCIAVLAASIRNADHPAAGASLTGIVRDVTGEEALKAGLQQAAEEARLATEAKGRFLAMMSHEIRTPINGVIGVIDLLFKTPMDEEQQQLLGICKDSAQVLLTIINDILDFSKIEAGKLKLEHASLSPRRLVESVAESLHTEVVRRGIDLDVFIAHDVPRRLLGDRVRLHQVLANLIGNAVKFTEKGGVRVYVSVEGMFAGNLRRVRFDIVDTGIGMDHRTLDSLFQPFEQAEATTTRRFGGTGLGLTIVKHLVTLMEGEIECDSMVASGSRFSVIIPLESIAHRGAAKDHAVAGAKVLALCESTERASLLRELCSDLHVDIETAASPAALLQRLDHMQGTAAERTLVLIDKGFAEDHEALCRAIHATAAQLPIVLVRKEGPRATSPFVQGVTTVAGSPLTSPGLARGFQLALGLASPELPTPAVESSADIPIRSEIAAEAEILVADDNATNREVITRQLRRLGYACDVVEDGEQAWERLQTERGRYRLLLTDCHMPKLDGYGLVERIRQQESASGRPRLPIVAITANALLGEGERCLACGMDAFLAKPMQMPDLERILARMLPRAMGTETETTGSSQEVEAEFDALARLVGNDETKLHRLLDIFLTSTGADLEQWRLARSAADGSALRHLAHKLKSGCIQLGEQSAASAFEAVEFHSGTAADLRALAASAQRELELTLARVAAFKERSLAEGR